A segment of the Chlorogloeopsis sp. ULAP01 genome:
TTGCATCTGATAAGTTCCAAGTGGCACTGTCCGCGAAAATTGCGGTACTCCATTAACAACAATGGCAATTTCTGTGCTGTCAAATTCAATATCGACAAGCACTGCTGCCTCTTGTGGCCCAAATTGCCGCAGTTGATCGCGAATTGTGCGAATCAGTGCAAAACTGTTAATCTCTAATACATCGATTTGCAATCCTGCCTGTTCAAATGTTCTTATATAGGTATCAGTGATTTCCTTACGAGTAGCAACAAGAAGTACCTGTACCTTTTCAATCCCATCCTCATCTACAAAGTACCCAAGTTTCTGATAATCTACATCAGCTTCTTCACGTGGATAAGGCAAATACAAACCTGCCTCATGGTTTAACACCATCTCCCGTAATTCTTTATCATCTAATTCTGCTGGGACGGGTATTAGACGCACAACTGAATCTCGTCCCGTCACAGAAGTCGCAACTCTAGAAGCGTTGATTTTACTTTCTGAGAGTGCCTGCTGAATAATTTGTGCCATTGCTGGAGGATCAGCAATTTGACCATCGATAAAAACACCTTCTGGAACTGACACAGATGTTAAAGCGTCTAGTTTCAGGCCTTGGCGTTGCTTGCGTAAACGGGCTACATTCACGCATTGTGGTGCAAGTTCGATGCCAACTCCTTTATTAGATTTGCCAAACAGACTCGTGAAGCTTTTAACCACAGTTTTGCTCGCATGAATGCTAAATTGAAAAATTTAAATGTTAAGCTATTTTGTCCTTGGTCATTTATCCTTGGTCATTGGTGAAGAATCAATGACCAATGACCTTATAATCTCGAAAATTTTGTATCGTCTTTTCTCCTTGGTTGAATTCAAGCACCATAAACACAATGATTCAAATTCGGAAATTCAAACAATTAACTATTTGGGCGCTACTTGGTTTATTGACAACTTGGATTATCAGTTGCAGCACAGGTAACGTCAGCACAAGCACAAAACAGGCATCTTCAGGAGCGGCAAAAGTTGAGTTTTGGACTATGCAACTCAAACCTCAATTTACCGACTACTTCCAAAGCCTGATTGCAAATTTTGAATCACAAAACTCAGGTATAAAGATTAACTGGGTAGATATACCTTGGGCGGAAATGCAAAACAAAATTTTAACAGCTGTCTCCGCAAAAACGCCACCTGATGTTGTTAACCTAAATCCAGATTTTGCGTCGCAATTAGCAGGTCGAAATGCTTGGTTAGATTTGGATACAAAAGTTCCAAATAACGCTCGTTCCTCCTATTTACCCAATATATGGAAAGCTAGTACGCTTAATGGTAAGAGTTTTGGGATACCCTGGTATCTCACCACACGGCTAACTATTTATAACACTGATTTATTAAAACAGGCAGGTATAAATAAAGTACCCGGTACTTACACTGAATTAGCACAAGCAGCCCAACAAATTAAAGATAAAACTGGTAAGTATGCCTTTTTTGTTACTTTTGTTCCGCAAGATTCCGGAGAAGTTTTAGAATCTTTTGTGCAGATGGGAGTAAACTTAGTAGATGCCGAAGGTAAAGCTGCTTTTAACTCTCCTCAAGGCAAAGCAGCGTTTCAGTATTGGGTAGATCTTTATAAAAAAGGACTGCTTCCGAAAGAGGTTTTAACTCAAGGACACCGCCATGCTATCGAACTTTATCAAGCTGGAGAAACAGCGTTATTAGCTTCGGGGGCTGAATTTTTAAAACAGATTAGCAAAAATGCACCAGCGATCGCTAAATATTCTGACATTGCCCCTCAAATTACTGGCGATACTGGCAAAAAAAATGTAGCTGTCATGAACGTAGTTATTCCCCGCGATACTAAACAACCTGATGCTGCTGTTAAATTTGCCTTGTTTGTTACTAATGATGAAAATCAGCTAGCTTTTGCCAAACAAGCGAATGTTCTGCCATCTACAGTTAAGGCTTTATCTGATAGCTACTTTAAAGATGTACCAGTAAATGCCTCAACCATAGATAGAGCACGTACAATTAGCGCCAGTCAACTACAACAAGCAGAAGTTTTAACTCCCAAATTGAAGAATTTTAATGTCTTACAAAAGGCAATTTATGAGAATTTGCAAGCAGCTATGTTAGATGAGAAGACAGTAGATAAAGCTTTAGAAGATGCTGCGCAGGAGTGGAATAGCACAAGGAGTTAGTTAATAGCTAATGGCTAATTTTAAAAACCCAGCTCCCCGATTTCTCAAAGAAATCGGGGAGCTTTCTTGTTTTTTACTTAGTTTGTAAAAAATGTCCAATTAAGTATAGTGAACCGCATAAAACAACTAAATTATCCGTTGAGCTAAAAGCAGCTTCTAACCCTGAGAATAAATTTGGATAAACAACACATAAGTTTAATTCAGGGCAAATTTGTTTAGCTAGCACAGCTAATTCTTCAGGATGAGCTGAACTATGATCTAGAACAGGTACTAAATACAATCGATCATTGGGTTGCAGTAAAGCTTTAAAAATATCTTTATGGTCTTTTGTGGAAAGCATTCCCATTACCCAACTAACTGCGGGAGTATTGAGGGTATTTACATAATCTCGTAAAACTTGGGCGGCGGCTGGGTTATGAGCGCCATCAAGTAATAATTTATGGTTTTTCCAACTAGTCCATTGCATTCGCCCCGGCCACTTGGTTTTTGCCATACCGTTAACGATAGCCGCTTCAGAAATCTGCCAACCCCTTTGTTGCAACATTTCCAGCGCTGCTAAAGCTAAAGCTGAATTAGTCAGTTGAATTTGTCCTTGTAGCGGTAAGGGATATTTAATTGTGCTGTTTTGATTTATAATTGATTTATATTCTGCCCATTCCGTGCTAATTTGACAGGCGCTTTGAGGCATAAAGTTGGGGCATTGTAATTCTAAAATACGTGATCGCACAACTTTGTCTGCATCTGGTGGCAAAGTTCCTACTACAGCAGGGCATCCTGGTTTAAGAATACCAGCTTTTTCTCTAGCAATATGAGCAACAGTAGGGCCAAGGTTCTGCCAATGTTCGCGGCTGATAGATGTGATGATGGTGACAAGAGGTTGATCACAAACGTTGGTAGCATCCAAGCGTCCTCCCAATCCAACTTCTACTACCGCTATATCAACTTTTTGTTGAGCGAAATATAACCAAGCTGCTGCCGTAATCACTTCAAACTGAGTTGGTGGTTCATCCTCCAAACTGATAGCAGCTTGAACTTTTAGTAATAAATTACAAAATTCCTCTAAGGAAATAGGCTGTTCGTTGAGGCAAATACGTTCCGTCCAATCGACTAAATGGGGAGAGATATAGCGTCCGGTACGATAACCTGCCTCTGTCAGCACAGCAGAAAGATAGGCACAAACAGAACCTTTACCGTTAGTACCAGCAACCTGAATGACAGGAACTTGATGATGGGGGTTACCAAGACTCGCTAACAATTTTTGGATGCGTTCTAATCCAAGATTGACACCAAAGCGTTGAAAGGGTTTGAGTAAAGAGTCGATATCCATAACGTAGATACTAGTTAGTAGATAGTAGTTAGTGGTGACTACTAACCACTAACAAACCAAAAATAAAACCGACTGCCTCTCATTTGGAGAAACAGTCAGTTTGTTACTGATGATGCGGAGTATAGTTTAGGCTTCTCTGTTTAAAAAGTTTTGCAATTGATTTAGAGCAGCAGCACCAATATTGAAAACTGCCCAACCAGCAGCGATCGCGATCGGTGCTAACACAATAAGCAAACGCATATCTAAGTCCATATTTAGAACCCCTCTGTTAAATAGAGCTTAAAGTTTTATCAACTGTTCTCATTTTTATTTTTAGCCTAAGTGGGCAACTTTTCTCAATAGATTATGTAAAGAATATTTACAAAATTAGTCAATAATCATTGGTTATTGGTCATTAGTCATTAGTCATTATTAATAGGGAATAGGGTTGGGGGCAATGTTTATTACTCCCCGTGTCCCCGTGTCCCCGTGTCCCCTTGTCTCCCACTCTCCTTGTCCCCTCCTTCCTCAATGGGGAGCGCCAAAACCCATATCAGTTCCTTTGCCAGCATGAAAGAGCGCTAACTTTTTGTAACGCTCGGCGTGTTCAACTAGTTCTACCGCTTCAACATCAGTCACTTGACGCACTACTTTTCCAGGAACACCAACAACTAGGGATTTAGGTGGAACATCTTTATTTACCACTGCACCAGCACCAATAATGCTGCCAGCACCCACCCGCACTCCATTTAAAATTACTGCGCCAATCCCGATTAAACTACCACTTTCAATATAGGCAGAATGAACGACAGCACGATGCCCAACTGTAACATGATCTTCCAATATTGTCGGTTGACCGGGATCGCCATGTAGAATGGCTCCATCTTGAATATTTGTACATTCACCAATTTCGATGCGTTCTACATCTGCTCTAATTACTGCTCCATACCAAATGCTGGCTCCTGTCGCTATATATACCGAACCTATAACCACAGCATTGTTGGCGACGAAGGCAGCTTGAGAAATGTCCACAGAAGACCAGTAGGAAGCGTTTGACACGATAGAATATGAATTATGAATATGGTACTCAGGAACACTGGAGAAATCCAACCTTGAAAACTGGTTGCAAAACCAGGATATCACGGCGTCAAGACCGTTCACTGAGGCAGCAGTAAGTAGGTACCCTAATCATGTGGCGCAGAAGTGTAAAAAAAACTAACGTCACTACTAGTGAAGACAACAACATTGTTCTTGTACGCACTTCATGATGAATCCAGGCTTGCAGTACCCAATATTTGGTCCCGAAATTCAGTGTCCCCACTGCCGCCAGACAATTCCGGCACTGACACTAACAGATACTTATTTATGTCCTCGTCATGGGGCGTTTGAAGCTAATCCCAAAACTGGAGAGTTGATTCATCTACAGTCTGGGCGTCATTGGCGCAGGTGGAATGGGGAATGGTATCGGCAACATACTCATCCCGATGGTATTCGATTTGAAATACACGAAGCTCTAGACAAGCTATATACACAAGGTTATCGAGCAACACGGGTAATTATTGCTCGCCGCTATCAGGAATTGATGAGTGGCTACTTAGAGCGTAGTACTCCTTGGCGAGGGGGGCAACAGGAAGGAACTTCCGCCCGCCTATATGGTTTGCCAGTGGAGTTTAGCCCCGATCCCGCTGAAGAACCTTGTTGGGAAGTTATTAATTTTGATTTAGACAAAGAACCTGGTGTACCAGTACGCTACCCTTATTTCAGATTGTTTGAATGAACTAGGGACTGGTGACTGGGGACTAGGGATTAGTAATTAAGACATCCTAGCACCGTTTTCCCCAGTACCCAATACCCAATCACCAGTACCCTATCTATATGCACCACGTTTCAATTCGCACTGCTAATATTCATCGAGCGATCGCTTTCTACGAACAACTGGGGTTCACAGTTTGCGATCGCTTCACTACAGGCTACACCCTCGCCTGTTGGATGGAAGGGCTAGGTGGCAGAATTGAACTCATTCAAATACCTGAACCAAAACCAGCGCCAGACGCATTTGCTGACGAACATTATGTGGGGTACTACCATTTGTCTTTCGATATCACTGCGATCGCGACTGATTTACCTAGTTGGTTAACAAGTTTAAAAGAGCGCTTGGCTTTGGCTGCACAAAATCAGCCAGAGCAATTACAACCGCTCAAGGTACTTTTAGAACCGACGCAGCAACAAATAGGCGATCGCATTTATGAAATCACTTTTATTGCCGATGCCGATGGCTTACCCTTGGAATTCATTCGAGTATTAACAAAACTTAATTCGTAATTAATTAAAACAAGGGTAATGTTGCCTGTACTGTCCAACGAGAAGGTATTTTATTAACAAGTAGACGAAGTTGTTCAAAACCAGGTTTTCCAACTGCACGCCAATTATCAATCCAGCTAGCTAGAGTTATTGCAGCAGCATCTGTCCCCGCTTTAACATAGGCGTGATCAAACTCAGACAGCAGCGCTAAACTATCAGGTTGGCTAATACCTATGGCGCTACCAAGCCCAAGGGTTGGGGTTGAAGCTGTTGTCAGCCCACGTGGGTTATTAGCCAAAAGATAAGCTCGCAGCCCCATCACATCCTCGTTGTCTTGAAGAGGGCTATTTTGAGGGGAAGCAGTTTGTAACAAGTACAGAAATTTTGGCTTGTGTTGGGCTGCCTTTTCACTTCGCAGCCACTGTGAACTCACCCAAGCTACAGGTTGATAATTTTCTAATACAGCTAAATCCGCTTCTTCAGCATAGCCGTGCCATTGGTAGCGGGATTGATTGCTTAAGGGAACAAAACCTCCAGGAATCAATTTTTCTCCTTTAGGGATGCGATCGCAGTCAATCCAGACACGAGTTATGGCTGTAGTATTTGCTAGTGGCAGAAGTCGAATAGGAGCGACAATTACACCATTTTTTCTTACTTGTTCCACCCAAGCGGGTGACAAAGCATCTCCTGTTGCCCAAACAATTAAGCGATCAAAAGGCGCAGCAGGTAGATAACCTTCTCTACCATCTTGTGCTACTACCTTTACCATATCAAAACCTTGTGAAGTCAATAATCTAGTAGCACGCTCCACCAAATCTGAGTCTATATCTAAAGAAACGACATAACCTGTTTTCCCCACTAAATATGCCAGCATTGCTGTACTGTATCCAGAACCTGTGCCAACCTCCAAAACTCGCATCCCTGTTTGAACATCTAAAAGGCGTAGCATCGCCGCGATGATTTTTGGCGATGAGCTTTGCGGTATCGGTATACCATCGGCTTGCCTGACAAAGGTTTCGTAAGAAATTGCAGACTCTGCCCAATCTACTGGATCACCCATGTTTTTAGCGATGATTTTGAGAAGTTCAAAACTATTAAAATTTAGTCCACTCTTGCAAAGAATTTCCTCTAGCCGTAGCTAGTAGACTAACCTTATAGCTTTTTGAGAAAATAGAATTAATTTAAAAAAAGCCTCAAGTACTAAAGAACACGCTATAGTCAGAAAAATCTGTAATCTAATTTGTAGATGCTTTCAGCAAATACATGGGTGTTTTTACCGCATTGCATAGATATCGTTTTCTAATTTTTGTGTTTAGTCTCTGTTTGATTGCGGTTTTGCTACTGGGTAATGGATCTGTGACAAGTCAAATTAATATCGGATCTACTAGAGTAAATAATCGCAATGAAAATATCTTAAAAAGAACACAAAGAAATTTAGTGACAGACAACGTCCGTAAAACAATACTAGAAAATAATCTTACTATTCTGACAAAGGAAGTTCATTCCGCACCAGTGGTGACAGTACAGGTGTGGTACAAGGTGGGTTCACGCAACGAAGAACCAGGGGTAAATGGTATTGCCCACCAATTAGAACACATGATGTTTAAAGGCACAAAAAATCGTCCGATTCAATTTGGGCGTTTGTTTAGTGCTTTGGGTAGTGACTCAAACGCCTTCACTAGCTACGACCAAACTGCATATTACAATACAGCAGAGCGTGATAAGCTGCACGCTCTTTTGGAATTAGAAGCGGATAGGATGGAAAATGCTCTGCTTGATGCCGAGCAATTAGCAAGCGAAAAGCGGGTAGTAATTTCTGAGTTGCAGGGTTACGACAACGATCCAGAGTATCGCCTCAGCCAAGCTGTGTTGAGAGCAGCATTTCCCAAGCATCCTTACGGCTTGCCCATAGGTGGAACCAAAGCTGATGTCGAGAAATTTCAAGTTCAACAATTACAAAAGTATTATAAAGAATTCTATAGCCCTGATAATGCGGTTTTGATAATTGTTGGTGATTTCGACACTGCAAAAACTTTGACAGCAGTGAAAGAGATATTTGGGAAAATTCGGAAGAAGGATAGACAAGACACGGAGACACGGAGACACGGAGACACGGGGAATATGTTTGATAATTTCTCCGCGTCGCCCTCCGGGTTCGGAAGTTCAGACTCGACGGGAACCGCCAAGACTCCGACTTCCTCACCGCGTCTCAACCTCTCCGCGTCTTCCTCTCCTCTTGTATTACGAGAACCGGGAGCAAACGCACTTTTATACACCGTATATCCTTTGCCTGCTGCAAATCACTCAGATGTGCCAGCGCTAGATGTGATGGATTATATTTTGACGGAAGGGCGGAATTCTCGCCTCTATCAAGTGTTAGTAGAATCTGGTTTAGCTACTGATTTGACAGGTTATGTTACAAGCTTGCGTGAAGGGGGTTGGTACGAACTAGCGGTGACTGCAAATTCTCATCGCTCTTTGAAAAAGATTGACTTGGTGATGCAAAAAGCGATCGCCAATCTTGCCAAAACAGGAGTTACACAAGCAGAAGTAAATCGTGCGCAGGCACAACTAGAAGCTAGTGTAATCTTGGAAAACCGGGATATTACCAGTCAAGCAATGCAATTAGGGAACAATGAAACTACGATTGGTGATTACAGATATACAGATAGTTACTTAGCGGCAATTCGTCAGGTAACTGCACAAGATGTACAACGTGTCGCAAATAAATACCTACAACGAAAATTACGTACTATCGGCTTTTTTGAACCAAGCCAGATACAGACGGAAAATAATAGTAATGCCAAACCATCTTCCACACAAATTAAAGAAAATTTTTCTTCCGGCTCAACCGAGTTACCTGATGAAGTCGCGAAGTATCTTCCAGTGGTGGATGTAACAACAACGCCTGTCACTTTGACTTTGCCAGAGCAATTCACGTTGCCTAACAATTTGCGAGTGTTGTTATTGCCGGATCGAAGTACTCCTACAGTAACCTTAAGTGGAAACATCAAAGCTGGTACGGAATTTGATCCAGCAGATAAAGCTGGGTTGGCATCTCTTGTTGCGGAAAACTTGATGAACGGCACTAAAACTAGGGATGTGTATACACTTGCCAACACTTTAGATGAACTTGGTGCGAGTTTAGACTTTGATACTTACCGTGAAGGTGTAGAAATTGAAGGTAAAAGTTTGGCAGAAGATTTACCAATTCTAGTGCAGATTTTAGGAGATGTAGTCAAGAATGCAACTTTTCCGGCAAAAGAGTTGGAACTTTCCCGTCAACAGGCTTTAACAGATTTGAAGCAGGAATTAGACGATCCGGCAGAAGTTGCACAAAGAATATTTATACAAACTCTTTATCCCCAGAATCATCCTTTACACTCCTTCCCCACTCAAAAGAGTTTGCGCCAGATTCGCCGTCAGGATGTGATTGATTTTAAGCACAAACATTATCGTCCAGATACGATAGTGCTAACACTGGTGGGAGATTTTTCTCCGGAGCGAGTGCGATCGCTAATTGCAGCTGAGTTTGGTGACTGGCAAGTGAGCGGTGAGGCTCCAAAGTTACAATATCCAACCGTAAAAATACCAGACAAAATTGTCCGTGTTAATCCAGTGCTGCCAGGTAAAAACCAAGCAGTTACTTATATGGGCAATACGGGAATTAACCGCCAAGATCCACGATATTATGCAGCTTTGATCCTGAATCAAATTTTAGGTGGCGATACCCTCTCTAGCAGATTGGGAACAGAAATACGCGATCGCCAAGGTTTAACTTACGGGATTTACAGCACCTTTCAAACAGGGAAAAATGTAGGGATATTTTTGATTGAAATGCAAACAGCCCCAGAAGATACAAATCGTGCGATCAAAAGCACCCGTAGATTGATAGCAGAAATTCATCAACAAGGCGTTAGTGCAGAGGAATTGGAGACAGCTAAACGTAATGCGATCGGCAACTATAATGTCTCCTTAGCAAATCCAGAGGATTTGTCATCCAGAATTTTGATGAATGAAGTATGGGGGCTGGATCAAGAGGAACTGTACTCTTTTACTAATAAAATTGCGGCAGTCACTGTTGAGCAAGTCAATCAAGCAGCAAAGGAGTTACTTCATCCAGATAAAATTGTTGTAGTCACAGCTGGCTCTTCTGTCACAGCAAAGAAAAATATTAGGTAAAAAAAGTTAATGGCTGATGGTTAATCGCTAATGGTACAAACAAAAATTAGCGATTAACTTCTTGAGATTAAAGGCTATGATTCAATTCGTTGCGAAAACTTCCTGGCAATTCCTACAGTGTATTTACTTAACATTAGCATTGCTGTTGTGTTTTAATTTCATTATTATTACTCCTGTATTGGCAGACAATAATTCAGGAAATTTACTGAAACAAACACCAACACAAGTGACAGTCAGCCTCGGTAATGTAGCCAACGAACTGAAGTTTGAGCCAAATCATTTAGAATTTATAGCTGGTAAACGCTACACACTCCGGCTAGTAAATCCCAGTGCGCAAAAGCACTATTTCACTGCCAAAGATTTTGCTGATAACATTTGGACACAAAAAGTAGAAGCAGGAAAAGTAGAAGTTAAAGGAGCAATCCACGAGATGGAACTAAAGCCTGGTGCCGAAGCAGAATGGGTATTTGTAGCACTGAAGCCAGGAAAATATAGCTTACGTTGTCCTATCCCTGGGCATACAGAGGCAGGTATGACTGGAGACATTGCGATCAATTCTGGGCAGTAAAAGATTGAAAATAGAGGATGAAAATTACATTTTAGTTTTCAGCAGCAAAAATCTACGAATAAAATATGAGGCAAAAAATAAGTTAATTTAAGTATATGTATTACTTCTCGATTAAGTAACCAGGCGTAAATAAACATAACCATCAGGTTCGTTAGTTGCTAGTCATTTCCAGCAATAAACAACGAACCACTATTTATGCCTACCGCTTAAGATAGAAAAAAATAGCCATTTAAGCAGCAAGGCGCAAACAATAATTAATTTCCCATGAACATTTTAAGTAATCTGCTTTCTCAACCAGCTCAAGATAATCGCTCTAAAAGGCAGCGTAGAGGCATTGAAATTAAATCGCCACGTGAAATAGAAATTATGCGGCGATCGGCAACAATAGTGGCAACTGTGCTCAAAGAGATTTCTGAACTGGTACAGCCAGGAATGACTACAGCAGACTTGGATGCTCATGCGGAAAAACGCATCCGGGAAATGGGTGCAACACCAAGTTTTAAGGGATATCACGGTTTTCCTGGTTCTATTTGTGCCAGCATCAACAACGAAGTTGTACATGGCATTCCCAATGCCAAGAAAGTGATCCGGGCTGGCGATGTTTTAAAAGTAGATACGGGCGCTTATTATGAAGGCTTTCATGGCGACTCCTGCATTACTATTGCCGTGGGTGAAGTTTCTCCAGAAGCTGCAAGACTGATTCGCGTTGCGGAAGAGGCGCTTTATAAAGGTATTGAACAGGTAAAAGCTGGAAATTACCTGATGGATATCGCTGGCGCAATTGAAGATCATGTTAAAGCTAATCGCTTCTGTGTAGTAGAAGACTTTACTGGGCATGGTGTCGGGCGCAATTTGCACGAAGAGCCTTCTGTGTTCAACTTCCGCACTCGTGATATGCCAAATGTAAAACTACGTGCTGGGATGACACTAGCGATCGAGCCGATTCTCAATGCTGGTTCTAAGTACACCCGAATTTTATCCGATCGCTGGACTGCTGTGACTGTGGATAATGCTTTGTCAGCTCAGTTCGAGCATACCGTGTTGGTGACAGAAACTGGCTACGAGATTTTGACGGATCGTTCTAAAGTCTAGTTATAGATGCTCAAAGCTGACTTGGATAATGCCTAAAATAAGGCAGATTGTACTAAGCAATGACAGTTCTTAAAAAGAAAATAGCACTGATTACAAGAGGTAAAGCGTAAAATAAAAGTGAGCTTACCTCTTTTTGTTAAATTTTAAAAATGTAGTTTTAACCTGAGTTCTGATTAAGGAAAGGGGCAGGTAGTAATACCAATGCGTGGATTTTGGAGCCAGTGCGCCCTTGCGGGTTAAGCGCGTCGAGTGCATCTGGCGTCGGGTTAAGCGCGTTGAGTGCAAGTGGCGTGATTTTAGATTAAAACTATTGATTAATAGGCTATTCCAGAATTTTGAAATAAGACTCCCGCTCGCCAATTTGGTATAAGCTGAAAATAAACTAATCCCCTTCTTATGGAGAAGGGGTTAGAGGAATGTTATTGCTGTTCCAATCGCAGTACTGCCATAAATGCCTCCTGCGGTACATCCACTGTACCTACAGCTTTCATCCGCTTTTTACCTTTTGCCTGCTTTTGCAGAAGTTTCTTCTTTCGGCTAATGTCACCGCCATAGCACTTAGCAAGCACGTCTTTCCGCAAAGCAGGGATGTGTTCGCTGGCAATAATTTTACTACCGATCGCCGCTTGAATTGGCACTTTAAATTGATGGCGAGGAATCAATTCTTTGAGTTTTTCAGCCATTGATCGCCCAACGTTGTAAGCTTTATCGCGGTGAACAATCATAGCGAGAGAGTCAACTGGATCGCCATTAATCATAATATCTAGCTTCACCAAAGGATTTTCTCGATAGCCGATCAGGTGATATTCCATACTAGCGTAACCGCGCGATCGCGACTTCATCTGATCGAAAAAGTCGGTAACCACTTCTGCCAAAGGTAACTCATAAGTGAGTGTAGTACGTCCTTGGGTGAGGTATTTCATATCTTTGAAAACACCGCGTCGGTTTTGTGACAACTCCATTAAAGTCCCGACAAAAGTTTCTGGTGTAATCATTTCTACTTGAACGTAAGGTTCTTCAATTTTTTCCCGTTCGTTAGGAGAAGGTAAATGACTGGGGTTATCGATGTACAATACCTCACCTTTATTGGTAGTAACACGGTACACCACCGAAGGGGCAGTAATAATTAAATCCAGATTATACTCTCGCTCTAAGCGCTCTTGCACAATTTCCATGTGCAATAAGCCCAAGAATCCACAACGGAAGCCAAACCCCATCGCGCTAGAGGTTTCTGGTTCATAGTGCAGTGCCGCATCGTTGAGCTTGAGTTTTTCTAAAGCTTCGCGCAAGTCCTCAAATTGATCGGCATCAATAGGGAACATACCACAAAACACCATCGGGTTAGCTTCTTTGTAACCAGGTAATGGTTCGGCGGCTTTAGCATTAGTGTGGGCGAGGGTAAGGGTATCTCCCACCCTAGCATCAGCTACAGCTTTAATTGCTGCTGACAAATAGCCAACTTCCCCAGCGTGTAAGTCTTCAACTGGCTTTTGGTTCGGGGAAAGTACGCCTAATTCGTCAATTTCGTATTCTTTACCAGATGCCATTAAATAGACGCGATCGCCCTTTTTTACCGTCCCATCCATCACCCGGAAATATACAATTACCCCCCGGTAGCTATCGTAGTAGCTATCAAAAATTAACGCCCGTAGAGGTTCATTTACAGTATTTCGAGGTGGTGGGATGCGCTCAACAATTGCTTCTAAAATTTCATCAACACCAATTCCTTCTTTGGCAGAGGCAAGAATTGCACCGCTACAATCT
Coding sequences within it:
- the lepA gene encoding translation elongation factor 4, which translates into the protein MTDVPAARIRNFCIIAHIDHGKSTLADRLLQVTGTVDKRQMKEQFLDNMDLERERGITIKLQAARMNYTAKDGQQYVLNLIDTPGHVDFSYEVSRSLAACEGALLVVDASQGVEAQTLANVYLALEHNLEIIPVLNKIDLPGAEPDRVISEIEEIIGLDCSGAILASAKEGIGVDEILEAIVERIPPPRNTVNEPLRALIFDSYYDSYRGVIVYFRVMDGTVKKGDRVYLMASGKEYEIDELGVLSPNQKPVEDLHAGEVGYLSAAIKAVADARVGDTLTLAHTNAKAAEPLPGYKEANPMVFCGMFPIDADQFEDLREALEKLKLNDAALHYEPETSSAMGFGFRCGFLGLLHMEIVQERLEREYNLDLIITAPSVVYRVTTNKGEVLYIDNPSHLPSPNEREKIEEPYVQVEMITPETFVGTLMELSQNRRGVFKDMKYLTQGRTTLTYELPLAEVVTDFFDQMKSRSRGYASMEYHLIGYRENPLVKLDIMINGDPVDSLAMIVHRDKAYNVGRSMAEKLKELIPRHQFKVPIQAAIGSKIIASEHIPALRKDVLAKCYGGDISRKKKLLQKQAKGKKRMKAVGTVDVPQEAFMAVLRLEQQ
- the map gene encoding type I methionyl aminopeptidase, whose product is MNILSNLLSQPAQDNRSKRQRRGIEIKSPREIEIMRRSATIVATVLKEISELVQPGMTTADLDAHAEKRIREMGATPSFKGYHGFPGSICASINNEVVHGIPNAKKVIRAGDVLKVDTGAYYEGFHGDSCITIAVGEVSPEAARLIRVAEEALYKGIEQVKAGNYLMDIAGAIEDHVKANRFCVVEDFTGHGVGRNLHEEPSVFNFRTRDMPNVKLRAGMTLAIEPILNAGSKYTRILSDRWTAVTVDNALSAQFEHTVLVTETGYEILTDRSKV
- a CDS encoding pitrilysin family protein, which encodes MGVFTALHRYRFLIFVFSLCLIAVLLLGNGSVTSQINIGSTRVNNRNENILKRTQRNLVTDNVRKTILENNLTILTKEVHSAPVVTVQVWYKVGSRNEEPGVNGIAHQLEHMMFKGTKNRPIQFGRLFSALGSDSNAFTSYDQTAYYNTAERDKLHALLELEADRMENALLDAEQLASEKRVVISELQGYDNDPEYRLSQAVLRAAFPKHPYGLPIGGTKADVEKFQVQQLQKYYKEFYSPDNAVLIIVGDFDTAKTLTAVKEIFGKIRKKDRQDTETRRHGDTGNMFDNFSASPSGFGSSDSTGTAKTPTSSPRLNLSASSSPLVLREPGANALLYTVYPLPAANHSDVPALDVMDYILTEGRNSRLYQVLVESGLATDLTGYVTSLREGGWYELAVTANSHRSLKKIDLVMQKAIANLAKTGVTQAEVNRAQAQLEASVILENRDITSQAMQLGNNETTIGDYRYTDSYLAAIRQVTAQDVQRVANKYLQRKLRTIGFFEPSQIQTENNSNAKPSSTQIKENFSSGSTELPDEVAKYLPVVDVTTTPVTLTLPEQFTLPNNLRVLLLPDRSTPTVTLSGNIKAGTEFDPADKAGLASLVAENLMNGTKTRDVYTLANTLDELGASLDFDTYREGVEIEGKSLAEDLPILVQILGDVVKNATFPAKELELSRQQALTDLKQELDDPAEVAQRIFIQTLYPQNHPLHSFPTQKSLRQIRRQDVIDFKHKHYRPDTIVLTLVGDFSPERVRSLIAAEFGDWQVSGEAPKLQYPTVKIPDKIVRVNPVLPGKNQAVTYMGNTGINRQDPRYYAALILNQILGGDTLSSRLGTEIRDRQGLTYGIYSTFQTGKNVGIFLIEMQTAPEDTNRAIKSTRRLIAEIHQQGVSAEELETAKRNAIGNYNVSLANPEDLSSRILMNEVWGLDQEELYSFTNKIAAVTVEQVNQAAKELLHPDKIVVVTAGSSVTAKKNIR
- a CDS encoding cupredoxin domain-containing protein — protein: MIQFVAKTSWQFLQCIYLTLALLLCFNFIIITPVLADNNSGNLLKQTPTQVTVSLGNVANELKFEPNHLEFIAGKRYTLRLVNPSAQKHYFTAKDFADNIWTQKVEAGKVEVKGAIHEMELKPGAEAEWVFVALKPGKYSLRCPIPGHTEAGMTGDIAINSGQ